The following proteins come from a genomic window of Gynuella sunshinyii YC6258:
- a CDS encoding DUF2167 domain-containing protein, whose protein sequence is MNKFLLLLASLLAFNSFAEDSMVEAAEGTLVEPGPAEVIPSDQSVAADTITEDGTDLMTAEEFVASLHGISGKISLPGNIATMNLSDQFLYIDPENTERLLVDGWGNPPGNETLGMIIPANVSPLDYEGWGVVITFMDDGYVSDKDADEIDYNDLLKSMMADSREASKQREEAGYGAMTLIGWAEPPRYDQQTHKFYWAKEYVTSDADVNSLNYNIRILGRKGVLVLNAVATMDQIDSIKHEMPDLLAVTNFTQGNRYEDFDSSVDHVAEYGLAALVAGGVAAKMGLFAKLGALLLVFKKFIIVGIALIGGIIARLFGRRKD, encoded by the coding sequence ATGAATAAATTTTTGTTATTGCTGGCATCATTACTGGCGTTCAACAGTTTTGCCGAGGATTCCATGGTGGAGGCTGCGGAAGGCACGTTGGTCGAACCCGGTCCGGCTGAAGTCATTCCCTCTGATCAGAGCGTTGCCGCGGATACGATTACCGAAGACGGTACCGATTTAATGACGGCGGAGGAGTTTGTTGCCTCACTGCATGGCATATCTGGCAAGATCTCTTTGCCCGGCAACATTGCCACCATGAATTTATCTGATCAGTTTTTGTATATCGATCCGGAGAACACCGAACGGCTGTTGGTGGATGGCTGGGGGAACCCGCCCGGCAATGAAACCCTGGGTATGATCATTCCTGCCAATGTCAGTCCCCTCGATTATGAAGGCTGGGGGGTGGTGATCACCTTCATGGATGATGGTTATGTCAGTGATAAGGATGCTGACGAAATTGATTACAACGACTTGCTCAAAAGCATGATGGCGGACAGTCGTGAAGCCAGCAAGCAGCGTGAAGAAGCGGGCTATGGTGCCATGACCCTGATCGGCTGGGCGGAACCTCCACGCTACGACCAGCAGACTCACAAGTTTTACTGGGCCAAGGAATATGTCACCAGTGATGCCGATGTAAACTCCCTGAACTACAACATCCGCATCCTTGGACGCAAAGGTGTGCTGGTGCTCAATGCGGTGGCCACCATGGATCAGATCGATAGCATCAAACACGAAATGCCGGATCTGCTTGCAGTGACCAACTTTACTCAGGGTAATCGCTATGAAGACTTTGACAGCAGCGTGGATCACGTCGCTGAGTATGGACTGGCGGCACTGGTGGCTGGTGGAGTCGCTGCCAAGATGGGGCTGTTTGCCAAACTGGGTGCCCTGTTGCTGGTATTTAAAAAGTTCATCATTGTGGGCATTGCCCTGATTGGTGGCATCATTGCCAGATTGTTCGGCCGTAGGAAAGACTGA
- the cbiB gene encoding adenosylcobinamide-phosphate synthase CbiB, which translates to MSLTIVIALLIDQLLGEPRCFHPLVGFGRWVTWVETRLYGTGSSPLRARLTGVLAWMVAVLPIALLAFVLAQWLGMVMDILLLYLAIGRKSLCQHGRWVVDAIRAGDLARVRYQTSMIVSRECAHLDQAGCARATVESVLENGSDSIFAAIFWFLLAGVPGVVVYRLANTLDAMWGYKNDRYRYFGWFSARMDDVLNYVPARLCAVCYCLAGNARAGFASWCRYARLLSSPNGGPVMSAGAGALDVCLGGPAIYHGVTVEKPWYGGTQPADERQILNAIKLLDRALLIFVAAALGLLLPF; encoded by the coding sequence GTGAGTCTGACCATAGTGATTGCCCTGTTGATTGACCAGTTGCTGGGTGAACCCCGATGTTTTCATCCACTGGTCGGTTTTGGCCGCTGGGTGACCTGGGTGGAAACTCGGCTCTATGGAACCGGGTCATCGCCGCTGCGGGCCAGACTGACCGGAGTGCTGGCCTGGATGGTAGCGGTATTGCCGATTGCGCTGCTGGCTTTTGTATTGGCGCAGTGGCTGGGTATGGTCATGGATATCCTGCTGTTATATCTCGCCATCGGCCGTAAGAGTTTATGCCAGCATGGCCGTTGGGTGGTTGATGCCATAAGGGCCGGTGATCTGGCTCGGGTCAGATATCAGACCAGCATGATCGTCAGTCGCGAATGTGCCCATCTGGATCAGGCCGGTTGTGCCCGGGCAACCGTGGAGTCGGTACTGGAAAACGGCAGCGATAGCATATTTGCCGCGATTTTCTGGTTTCTGCTGGCCGGAGTCCCTGGTGTCGTCGTTTATCGGCTGGCCAATACCCTGGATGCCATGTGGGGCTATAAAAATGACCGTTACCGCTACTTCGGCTGGTTCAGCGCCCGTATGGATGATGTGCTGAACTATGTTCCCGCCCGCTTATGTGCTGTCTGCTACTGTCTGGCCGGCAATGCCCGTGCCGGCTTCGCCAGTTGGTGCAGATATGCCCGGTTATTGTCGAGCCCGAATGGCGGACCGGTCATGAGCGCTGGTGCCGGTGCTCTGGATGTCTGTCTGGGAGGCCCGGCCATCTATCATGGTGTAACGGTAGAGAAACCCTGGTATGGCGGCACTCAGCCGGCCGATGAACGGCAGATTCTGAATGCCATTAAGCTGCTGGACCGGGCGTTGCTGATTTTTGTCGCAGCGGCCTTGGGGCTGTTGCTGCCGTTCTGA
- the cobD gene encoding threonine-phosphate decarboxylase CobD, whose amino-acid sequence MSSVTAPFHGGRLQQAANEFGIAAEQWLDLSTGVNPEGWPVPHLPAEVWQRLPENDDALEQAAARFYGRPMLAVPGSQWAIQTLPMLFAPTRVWIPRYGYAEHAFHWRLNGHQLETYDELPDQHQLAPDDIVIAVNPNNPTGYRYQPDQLLGLAMKLQQLSGHLLVDEAFMDPSPRYSLLSGTVPDNLIVLRSLGKFFGLAGIRLGFICCDPALQQKLQQRLGPWAISHPARYVGALALQDTVWQQHAQQQIKYSSEKLTNLLSQHFAEDQLSTTALFVTLTLEESQQARQLYQHCGQHAVLVRIFPEWQKIRFGLADDFGLNRLAEVLEDF is encoded by the coding sequence GTGTCTTCAGTAACAGCACCTTTTCATGGTGGCCGCCTGCAACAGGCCGCAAACGAGTTTGGAATAGCCGCGGAGCAGTGGCTGGATTTATCGACCGGGGTGAACCCGGAGGGCTGGCCGGTACCGCATCTGCCAGCGGAAGTCTGGCAGCGTTTGCCAGAGAATGACGATGCGTTGGAACAGGCCGCTGCCCGCTTTTATGGCCGGCCAATGCTGGCAGTGCCGGGCAGTCAATGGGCCATTCAGACACTGCCCATGCTGTTTGCTCCGACCCGGGTCTGGATTCCCCGCTATGGCTATGCGGAGCATGCCTTTCACTGGCGGCTGAACGGTCATCAGCTGGAAACCTACGATGAACTGCCAGATCAACACCAGCTGGCTCCTGATGATATCGTCATTGCCGTCAATCCAAACAATCCCACCGGTTATCGTTATCAGCCTGACCAGTTACTTGGGCTGGCGATGAAATTACAACAACTGTCTGGTCATTTGCTGGTGGATGAGGCGTTCATGGACCCTTCTCCCAGGTATTCACTATTGTCCGGTACCGTGCCGGACAATCTGATTGTACTGCGCTCACTGGGCAAGTTTTTCGGGTTGGCCGGTATTCGTCTGGGATTTATCTGTTGTGATCCGGCGTTGCAGCAAAAGCTGCAACAGCGGTTGGGGCCCTGGGCCATCAGCCATCCGGCCAGATACGTGGGGGCTCTGGCTTTGCAGGACACCGTCTGGCAACAGCATGCCCAACAGCAGATCAAATACAGCAGCGAAAAGCTGACCAATCTGCTGAGCCAGCACTTTGCCGAAGACCAACTGAGTACCACGGCGCTGTTTGTGACCCTGACTCTGGAGGAATCGCAACAAGCCCGGCAGCTGTATCAGCATTGTGGCCAACACGCGGTACTGGTACGAATTTTTCCGGAGTGGCAGAAAATCCGTTTTGGACTGGCCGATGACTTTGGCCTGAACCGGCTCGCGGAAGTGCTGGAAGACTTTTAA
- a CDS encoding helix-turn-helix domain-containing protein, giving the protein MTNNVMTLRSYSAMSTMHRHDFAQLVLPLHGVLELQVGNTAGQVDDSRLAVIRSGVDHGFSAGEDNLFIVIDLPHSVSRICEQLPPFVATDAALKQYIQFMYQQLSMPQLNPVIGYSMVSLLLQLLMQAGPQALPGDRRLNAALQYVQANLATELTLNQVAVVANVSVRQLHQLFIRHVGLSPGQYIQQQRMQRASQLLTTTRLTVQQIADQCGYQNLSAFSDRFRQLYGQSPSTFRLSPERQTKVP; this is encoded by the coding sequence ATGACGAACAACGTGATGACCTTGCGCAGTTACTCGGCGATGAGCACCATGCATCGTCATGACTTTGCGCAGCTGGTACTGCCTCTGCACGGTGTGCTGGAGCTACAGGTTGGAAATACCGCCGGGCAGGTGGATGACTCCCGGCTGGCGGTGATTCGCTCCGGCGTGGATCATGGTTTTTCGGCAGGCGAAGACAACCTGTTTATTGTCATCGACCTGCCTCACAGCGTATCCCGGATCTGCGAACAACTGCCGCCGTTTGTCGCCACGGATGCGGCGCTGAAGCAGTATATTCAGTTTATGTATCAGCAATTGTCGATGCCTCAACTGAATCCGGTTATTGGCTACAGCATGGTGTCGTTATTGCTGCAACTGCTGATGCAGGCTGGGCCTCAAGCGTTACCTGGAGATCGCCGTCTGAATGCCGCTCTCCAGTATGTACAGGCCAATCTGGCGACAGAGCTGACCTTGAACCAGGTGGCTGTGGTCGCGAATGTGAGTGTGCGGCAATTGCATCAGCTGTTTATTCGTCATGTTGGCCTGTCACCGGGTCAGTACATACAGCAGCAGCGAATGCAGCGGGCGAGTCAGTTGCTGACCACTACCCGGTTGACCGTGCAGCAGATTGCCGATCAGTGTGGGTATCAAAACCTGTCAGCCTTCAGTGACCGGTTCCGACAGTTATACGGACAATCCCCCAGCACCTTTCGGTTATCGCCTGAACGGCAAACTAAAGTGCCATAA
- a CDS encoding DMT family transporter has translation MHTSRATLIGLFSVFLWGTLALLTRLTDGLIPPLQLVAMTFGLAYLLMQIRWFCLGHTGVVYLRLSWQAWLVGVGGLFGYHLCYFYALNHAPAAQASLLAYLWPVLIVLLSALLPAEKLLKRHLLGVTLAALGGWLLLSDPDQGLQPAYAAGYAAALACAFIWSGYSVLSRRLKSVPTDAVGWYCLATALLALGCHWLLEPTVWPASARSWFGIVALGIGPVGIAFFTWDYGVKHGHIQLLGIASYAAPLISTVLLIIAGEAHMSDALISACALIIPGSLIAAGVLNVRMRTDKTGVSVSSGDIE, from the coding sequence ATGCATACATCACGGGCAACGCTGATCGGTCTGTTTTCTGTTTTTTTGTGGGGCACACTCGCGTTGTTAACCCGGTTGACCGATGGCCTGATTCCACCGTTGCAGCTGGTGGCGATGACCTTCGGACTGGCCTATCTGCTGATGCAGATTCGCTGGTTCTGTCTTGGGCACACTGGCGTGGTCTATCTGCGACTATCCTGGCAGGCATGGCTGGTGGGCGTGGGAGGACTGTTCGGTTATCACCTGTGTTATTTCTATGCTCTGAACCATGCCCCGGCTGCTCAGGCCAGTCTGCTGGCGTATCTTTGGCCGGTGCTGATCGTGCTGTTATCGGCACTGCTGCCGGCAGAAAAACTGCTGAAACGACATCTGCTGGGAGTGACTCTGGCGGCATTGGGAGGTTGGCTGTTGTTGAGTGATCCGGATCAAGGACTGCAACCCGCCTACGCGGCCGGATATGCCGCAGCGCTGGCCTGTGCCTTTATCTGGTCCGGTTATTCGGTGCTGTCACGGCGATTGAAATCGGTGCCGACCGACGCCGTTGGCTGGTATTGTCTGGCGACCGCACTGCTGGCGCTGGGATGTCACTGGTTGCTCGAACCGACAGTCTGGCCGGCCAGTGCCCGATCCTGGTTTGGTATTGTGGCACTGGGGATCGGACCGGTGGGCATTGCATTCTTCACCTGGGATTACGGCGTCAAACACGGCCATATCCAGCTGTTAGGGATCGCCTCCTATGCTGCTCCATTGATTTCCACGGTACTGCTGATTATCGCTGGGGAAGCGCATATGTCCGATGCCTTGATCAGCGCCTGTGCATTGATCATTCCGGGATCACTGATCGCCGCCGGCGTGCTGAATGTTCGTATGAGAACAGATAAAACCGGAGTCAGCGTTTCTTCAGGCGATATAGAATGA
- a CDS encoding Fic family protein, which produces MGRLWQTLILSQWNPLFLSLPLESVIKDHQQQYYQALELADEQADSTPFVQFILSVIASTLSQNAPVNAPVNAPVNLPTLKTPEAILALLKDNPELTRQQLADTLGKDLRTIGRAIAKLQQAGKLKRTGSDKSGHWEVL; this is translated from the coding sequence ATGGGGCGCTTATGGCAAACTCTGATCTTGTCGCAATGGAACCCATTGTTTTTATCACTGCCACTGGAGAGCGTGATTAAAGACCATCAACAACAGTATTATCAGGCGCTTGAGCTGGCTGACGAACAGGCCGACAGCACACCGTTTGTTCAGTTTATTCTCTCGGTCATTGCAAGCACCTTGTCACAAAATGCCCCTGTAAATGCCCCCGTAAACGCCCCTGTAAACCTGCCGACGCTAAAAACACCGGAGGCGATTCTGGCACTCCTGAAAGACAACCCAGAACTGACTCGCCAACAACTCGCAGACACCTTGGGAAAAGACCTTCGCACCATTGGCAGGGCCATCGCCAAACTGCAACAGGCAGGCAAGCTGAAAAGAACAGGTTCAGATAAATCGGGTCATTGGGAGGTTCTATAA
- a CDS encoding type II toxin-antitoxin system death-on-curing family toxin: MAHDYLTVADVLGMHTVLMQRYGGALGVRDPGALEAALFRPQTGYYEDIVAEAAALLESLAINHPFIDGNKRIAFAATDVFLRINGWRLQRAPMQIHAEMIQMFDSGTFNIAHLEPWLRGFASAEE; encoded by the coding sequence ATGGCACACGATTACCTGACCGTGGCTGATGTACTCGGTATGCACACGGTATTGATGCAACGTTATGGCGGCGCACTTGGGGTACGTGATCCTGGTGCCCTGGAGGCGGCTCTGTTTCGGCCGCAAACGGGTTACTACGAAGACATTGTTGCCGAAGCAGCGGCACTGCTGGAAAGCCTGGCGATTAACCATCCGTTTATTGATGGCAACAAGCGCATCGCCTTTGCCGCTACTGATGTATTCTTGCGTATTAACGGCTGGCGTTTGCAGCGCGCACCGATGCAGATCCATGCCGAGATGATACAGATGTTCGACTCCGGTACGTTTAACATTGCCCACCTTGAGCCTTGGTTGCGAGGTTTTGCCAGTGCTGAGGAATAA
- a CDS encoding GbsR/MarR family transcriptional regulator, translating to MKLTPELQSFVLHFGEMGSRWGFNRTVGQMLALIVMSEKPLSADEIAEALNISRGNVSMAIKELNSWQLIRTHREPGDRKDYYVANGSIWQLAQQVMAERKKREVDPTLSMLRSQLMDVEESSEMSYEQRKMSEIHDLLELFNHWFDDMQNMKPEHLRALMKLGSGVGKVLELGDRMLPKKKPSNS from the coding sequence ATGAAACTGACACCTGAACTTCAGTCGTTTGTACTGCATTTTGGTGAGATGGGCAGCCGTTGGGGATTTAACCGCACGGTCGGACAGATGCTGGCATTGATCGTCATGAGCGAAAAGCCGCTGAGCGCCGATGAGATTGCCGAGGCGCTGAATATTTCCCGTGGCAACGTCAGTATGGCAATCAAAGAGTTGAACAGCTGGCAATTGATTCGCACCCACCGGGAACCGGGGGACCGCAAGGATTACTACGTGGCCAATGGTTCGATCTGGCAGCTGGCGCAGCAGGTCATGGCGGAGCGTAAAAAACGTGAAGTTGACCCGACTCTGTCGATGTTACGCAGTCAGTTGATGGATGTCGAAGAGTCGTCGGAAATGTCTTATGAACAGCGAAAAATGAGTGAGATTCATGATCTGCTGGAGCTGTTCAATCACTGGTTCGACGACATGCAGAATATGAAGCCCGAGCATTTGCGGGCGCTGATGAAACTGGGTTCTGGTGTCGGAAAAGTCCTGGAGCTGGGTGATCGGATGCTGCCGAAAAAGAAACCTTCCAACTCGTAA
- a CDS encoding cytochrome ubiquinol oxidase subunit I, translating into MDTLILSRIQFAANISFHILFPTITIAMCWFLLYFKIRHDLSGHPVWMRIYRFWVKIFALTFALGVVSGITMSFQFGTNWPGFMEKVGNIAGPLLGYEVITAFFLEATFLGVMLFGMNRVPNWAHTLATFIVAIGTTLSAFWILSLNSWMQTPDGYEIIDGVVYPLDWWKIIFNASFPYRLMHMLLASGLTAAFLIAGVSAYRLLKKDAKLAPRKSLKSAMAVAAILIPIQVWVGDMHGLNTMEHQPQKIAAIEGVWHTEKGAPLVLFAWPDEATKTNKYAIEVPRLASLILTHDADGEIKGLNEFEGAHPPVKPLFFGFRIMVGIGVLMLLVSWTATWLLRKNREMPVWMLRVQVLMTFSGWVATLAGWYVTEIGRQPWLVSGVLKTAEAVTTVPQQNVALSLAMYLVLYGLLLAAYLQTIFYMARKSTEVEEFSLSELQNQEHTMTTAEHRA; encoded by the coding sequence ATGGATACTCTCATACTGTCGCGCATTCAATTTGCTGCGAATATCAGTTTTCACATCCTGTTCCCGACTATCACCATCGCCATGTGCTGGTTTCTGCTCTATTTCAAGATCCGCCATGATCTGTCGGGCCATCCGGTGTGGATGCGGATCTATCGTTTCTGGGTCAAGATCTTTGCCCTGACGTTTGCTCTGGGGGTGGTTAGCGGCATCACCATGAGCTTTCAGTTTGGCACTAACTGGCCCGGTTTCATGGAAAAAGTCGGTAATATTGCTGGCCCACTGCTGGGCTACGAAGTCATTACGGCATTTTTCCTGGAGGCCACGTTTCTCGGGGTGATGTTGTTCGGCATGAACCGGGTGCCTAACTGGGCGCATACGCTGGCAACGTTTATTGTCGCCATTGGCACCACGCTGTCTGCGTTCTGGATTTTGTCCCTGAACAGCTGGATGCAGACGCCGGATGGTTATGAAATTATCGATGGCGTGGTGTATCCGCTGGACTGGTGGAAAATTATCTTTAACGCCTCCTTCCCTTATCGTCTGATGCACATGTTACTGGCGTCGGGCCTGACGGCAGCGTTCCTGATTGCCGGTGTCTCCGCTTATCGGCTGTTGAAAAAAGATGCCAAGCTGGCGCCCCGCAAAAGTCTTAAATCGGCGATGGCGGTGGCGGCTATTTTAATTCCGATCCAGGTATGGGTGGGGGATATGCACGGGCTGAATACCATGGAACATCAGCCCCAGAAAATTGCCGCCATTGAAGGGGTCTGGCATACCGAAAAAGGTGCCCCGCTGGTGTTGTTTGCCTGGCCGGATGAAGCTACTAAAACCAACAAATATGCCATTGAGGTTCCACGTCTGGCGAGTTTGATTCTGACCCATGACGCCGACGGTGAAATCAAAGGTTTGAACGAATTTGAAGGCGCTCATCCACCGGTCAAACCCTTGTTTTTCGGTTTCAGAATCATGGTCGGGATCGGTGTGTTAATGCTGCTGGTCAGTTGGACGGCGACCTGGCTGTTACGAAAAAACCGCGAAATGCCGGTCTGGATGCTCAGGGTTCAGGTGTTAATGACGTTCTCCGGATGGGTGGCAACTCTGGCCGGCTGGTACGTGACCGAAATTGGCCGGCAACCATGGCTGGTATCCGGGGTGTTAAAAACGGCTGAAGCGGTGACAACGGTGCCGCAGCAGAATGTTGCCCTGTCGCTGGCCATGTACCTGGTGTTGTACGGATTGTTGCTGGCGGCGTATCTGCAGACCATTTTTTATATGGCCCGCAAATCGACCGAGGTAGAGGAGTTCAGCCTGTCTGAATTACAGAATCAGGAGCATACGATGACAACTGCGGAGCACAGAGCATGA
- a CDS encoding cytochrome d ubiquinol oxidase subunit II yields the protein MMTTSWIVEVFLFLMGLAVLIYAVLDGYDLGIGVLLPMDEVEHRDQMIASIGPFWDANETWLVLAIGILLIAFPHAYSLVLHELYLPAAILMLGLILRGVSFDFRAKAVTGHRTLWDRTFKAGSLIASLTQGYMIGRYVLGFENSLAAEAFAALSAVCVTAAYAYIGGAWLVMKTEGELQRRAAVWARWSGRLAAVGIAAISIVNPLVSSTVAERWFSFPGAILLVPIPLICIALVVAVDQYLKHVPLQNDMGCWFPFVGVAALFLLSFFGLAYSFYPDVVPGRMSAAEAASAESSLRFIGVGVAIVLPMILAYTAYSYRVFWGKSTKLKYY from the coding sequence ATGATGACAACAAGCTGGATAGTGGAAGTGTTTTTGTTTTTGATGGGGCTCGCCGTGCTGATATATGCGGTGCTCGATGGTTATGATCTTGGTATCGGCGTGTTGTTGCCGATGGATGAGGTGGAGCATCGTGATCAGATGATTGCGAGTATCGGTCCTTTCTGGGATGCCAATGAAACCTGGCTGGTGCTGGCAATTGGTATTCTGTTGATTGCGTTTCCGCATGCTTACAGCCTAGTACTGCATGAGCTGTATCTGCCTGCGGCGATTCTGATGCTGGGGCTGATCCTGCGCGGTGTGTCGTTTGATTTTCGTGCCAAGGCCGTTACCGGTCACCGGACCTTATGGGACAGAACCTTCAAAGCCGGTTCATTGATAGCGTCATTGACTCAAGGGTACATGATCGGTCGTTACGTGCTGGGTTTTGAAAACAGTCTCGCGGCCGAGGCTTTTGCTGCTCTCAGTGCGGTCTGTGTCACCGCCGCCTATGCTTATATCGGCGGAGCTTGGCTGGTAATGAAAACAGAAGGAGAGCTGCAACGCCGTGCGGCGGTCTGGGCCCGTTGGTCCGGCAGACTCGCGGCAGTGGGGATCGCTGCCATCAGTATCGTCAACCCGCTGGTCAGCAGTACGGTTGCCGAACGTTGGTTCAGCTTTCCCGGTGCCATTCTGCTGGTTCCGATCCCTCTCATCTGCATTGCCCTGGTGGTGGCCGTAGATCAATATCTCAAACATGTTCCATTGCAGAATGATATGGGTTGCTGGTTTCCGTTTGTTGGCGTGGCGGCGTTGTTTCTGCTGAGCTTTTTTGGTCTGGCTTACAGTTTTTATCCGGATGTGGTACCCGGCAGGATGAGTGCCGCAGAAGCGGCCAGTGCGGAATCTTCGTTACGGTTTATCGGTGTGGGAGTGGCTATTGTGTTGCCAATGATTCTGGCTTATACCGCCTACTCGTATCGGGTGTTCTGGGGCAAATCGACCAAGCTCAAATATTATTGA